Within Brienomyrus brachyistius isolate T26 chromosome 20, BBRACH_0.4, whole genome shotgun sequence, the genomic segment CACATTTTTGGAAGTCGTCACCAGCCGCGGAGGCAtccagccatttttttttttttgggggggggggggacggaacGATCTCTAGTGAAAGGAGATACACAGACTACGCAATTCGGGGAACAAGCGGGCATAGAGCGCGGTGATGTGCACCCCACCGATCGCGTTACCTCGTTTTCCCTTCCACCCGCAGCCATCCTGTGCTTCTTAATAAGTGCCCTGGGAGTGACAGCCGGTGCTCACCGGCTCTGGAGCCACAGGTCCTACAAGGCATCGTTACCCCTCCGGATCTTTCTAGCCATTGCCAACTCCATGGCCTTTCAGGTAAATCTCGCATCCTCTCAGTCTGTACAGCCGGAGCCCCGCCCTCACCCACTACCCATTCTCAGTGTTTTTAGTTCATTTCCTCAATTAGATTAGCTTATCAGACTTAAATTTCCGCTATCAATATAAAGGATGACTGTGGCTATTTGCCTTTGCATATTTGCCATTTTAACTGGCTCTGAGCGGGATGAGTTGTCACCTTATTGGGTATTTCCACTTAAAGTATCATTATTAAAGTTTCATTTAAGAGGGGAAGATAATGGTGTTTTTACTACTGCACCCAAGGGCACAACTTTGGTTCGAGTGTTGGGGggggtctccacccatttagggGAGAAACATGATTATTTGGGGGGGTTGTATTGGGTCCGCTGTCTGACCGCGATCCTGTGACGCTGGGCTGTCCACGCAGAATGATATATACGAGTGGGCCAGGGACCACAGAGTTCACCACAAGTACTCGGAAACGGACGCCGACCCCCACAACGCTGTCCGAGGTTTCTTCTTCGCTCACATCGGGTGGCTGCTGGTACGCAAACACCCAGACGTCATCGAGAAGGGCCAGAGGTTGGAGCTGAGCGACCTCAAGCAGGACCAGGTCGTCATGTTTCAGAGAAAGTGAGCGTCTCCTCCTCCCAGATCAATGCCGTCACCTTTATTCCTCTCTAAAgggacaaacaacattaatgtaccccaatggtacaaaaaacatttttgtaccattgggggtacattCATGTTTTTGTACCttggagtccatttctgtaccttaaaaggtacatgtacctacagctagggtacaattggcagacccttgagggtacagcactaatgacaagcaaaggtacagatTGGTACTCTTTTTCTGTCAGTGCATGCATTTAGGTTCATTGGTTATCTCTTAATTGCTcatagtctgtctgtctgtgctctGTGGCGGACTGGCATCTTGCCCCTGGTCTTTCCCTGCTTTATGCTCAATACTGGCTTGGATAGTCTCCAGTTGACCCTGTATTACATAACTGATTGGCAGATGGAGGTGTATTTGATGCAATGGCACTTTTCGGTACCACTGATTTGTCTTTGttagcatagtttttttttcctgtaattGTTACTAAACCAGTGAAAGATTTTGGATTGAGTGAAACAGTCCCAGTGAATGTGAAATATAGCATAGGTTATTTTACTCGTATAGGGTCAACAATATACTGTCAAAAAAAGCATACAACTCTGGTAAAGATTTATTCCTCaaagtacaaacaacattaatgtacccccagTGGTACAAAAATGCCCCTTAAACTCCATTTATGTACCTTAAGttagactaaaaggtacattcacctacagctagggtaccccttgagggtacagtccCAGTGACAAGTAACTGTGCCCTCGAATTAGTACTTTTGTCTGACGGTGTACAATCTGTTTCTTTTGTCCAAAAATTCCCATCCAAGGCCGTAGCTTAATTGCGAAACTGTATAAGCCAGACACCCCCGTGGATCACGCTGTTCTGTCGGCAGGCACTACAAGCCCTCCATCCTGCTGATGTGCTTCGTCATTCCCACGGTGGTGCCCTGGTACCTGTGGGGAGAGTCCCTGTGGTTGGCCTACTTCATTCCAGGGCTGCTCCGCTACGCGCTGGTGCTGAATGCCACCTGGCTGGTGAACAGTGCCGCGCACATGTGGGGCAACCGTCCGTACGACCAGTACATCAACCCCAGGGAGAACAAGTTCGTCGCTTTCAGTGCCATCGGTAAGGAGTCCGTCCGCCGGCCGTCCGTCCGCTCGCCTTCACCTTAATCCGCTGGCCCACGCGAAGACTTTTAGAGTGGAAATTCCAGAAGGACGAAAATAGGAGAGAATCCAGCGGGTCAGTTTCAGGGAAAGCTGGAAATGCACTCACCTGTTCATATAAGGCTGCTGAGTGATACTGATAGTGAATGTGGACACATCTGCAGAAATGTCATTGTCTTAGCAGCTGTCTGAGTTCATATACCAGCTTGTTGTAGATTTCCAGGAATTTCAGGCAGCGGCAGGACACTCAGGAAATATAAGCTTAATATAGAACCGTGCTGTTTCAACATCAACATTACATTTTGAGTTTAAAGATCTCAGTTCATCTATAGTTTCCCTCTTAACTGGATAAACAGCTTTTACTTTAGTTTTTTCCCCCTTAAATCACTAGTTCTTAGTTGAAGATGAAGTATTCTGGTTGGTCTTGCTTTAAAACAAAGATGTCAATAAATCATAAAACTGCAAACTACTACGTCAGACCGTAAACTCAGTCTTAGGTGTAAAACAAACATGCATCTTGTACAGGCTGGCAGAAAATCTGGAGCCTAAAACTTAACTTTGCCCTGATTTATTCATCTGTGTCGGAGGCTTGTGGATCTGTGCTCAAGTGTAGAAGGTCGTGGTTTCACATCCCTTGGCCAAGACAGTAAATGTATCACCACCCAGCCCTTGAACAATGGCCGTAACCTCTGATTCATGCTTGCATCTTGCTTTGTCCGTGGAAACATCTGAAATAAGTGACATGTGATGAACTGTAATTAGACTGCAAACCGGTTTAAATTCAAAGTAGGTTAGTGTCAAACAGCAGCGAAGTACATTTATTTgttcagcagatgcttttgcccaaagtgacatacaagtgtggatcagagagcaggatcAGACAATGCTGGGATCAGTGGGGGATAGGAAcactgctcaagggcccaacggtgacatcattcTTCCTACCACAAGATCTAAACATTTGTTGATGTTGATGTATATAGATACATATAGACTTAATATCTATGGGGAAAAAATTGATTCCAGTTAGAATTCTCTGTGTGTAGATAGCCTGCATGAGTAACTGATAGTGTGACCCTTTTTGAAATGTAGTCTAGAGGAAAAAGGGGCTAGACATAGTAGTAAAGGGAACCTAAACATCCTGTCTAGGAAGAACAATACAGAACCGAGTGATAATTAAGTGGGATATTTTTTATtgggagaaaggagaaagaaaagTAGAACAATATAAACAAAAGGAATGTACCTCAAAAGAAAACGACACGCCTACCTGACAACCTGAACAAACTAAATGCTCAATCCAAACTAAGTCTTCCGCACATAGATAGCTACTCTGATCAACACCTGAAAAGATGCATAGTACAACTCTTCCCCCAAACATCTAAATAACGCGAGGACCGCAATCCACACATTATTATTGATTAAAaagctatttttaattacaaaCAAGCAAACTAACAAGAGCGTGACGATGAGAAGTCCTTCTTGTGTGGGCTATTTGAAGCCACAGAAGGTGGAGCGATTTAATTCCAGCTGTAACCAATCAGCCAAATTATAACTGAAGCGTCAACCCAACCTaagcaagaaaaataaaaaacggTTGCAAGACTGAACATTAGGCGTTAGTGCGGAGGGTTTACTGTGaacacagtatattaatatGGTGGTGGGAGCGAAGTGTCTTCTCGCAGCAATTGGTAGACTGAAAGGCTAAGTTGGCCAATCAGATGACACATTTTTATCTATGTGACTCCAGTTGCTAGGAGGCGGTTCATCACTGCTTTAAAACAAACTTGGATGATGATGATTGAAGTGCATGTTTATTTTCTGAAGACTCTGCTCCTTTCCCAATTGCACCGAGACCCTCTGAATGATGTAATACTtcagtttatttgaaataaattcATTTATGGCTGGAAGGCGGCCTGAAGGATTTTATCTTTAAATGAATACGTTGCGAGAGAGACTGCAGTATTTTCGTTATCTTGTTTAAAGTGAGACAGTGGGAGCTGTTATCTGAAAGGCAATATTTGAACTGATGTTAAAAGTAACCTGggcgcgggagggggggggggaatcaatcAATATTTTGATCGACATGTAAACTGTTGTTTGCTTTGGTTCCAGGGGAGGGGTTTCACAACTACCACCACACGTTTCCATACGACTATGCGACGAGCGAATTTGGCTGCAAGCTCAACCTGACCACCTGCTTCATCGACATGATGTGCCACCTGGGTCTGGCCACGGACTGCAAGAAGGTGTCCCGGGAGCAGGTTTTGGCTCGATTACAGCGCACTGGGGACGGCAGCCACAGAAGTGGTTAGGGGCCTGTGGAAGATGGAAAGGGTGGGGGCCCAAACCCCTAAACAAACGAAACAAAAGGCTTTTACAGTATAGGTTTGGGGGTGCTTTTCTGTTGTCTAGCTATAATTATGGCTTCCCGCCATTTCCAGAATTCTTAAGATTATTAATAGCTTTAAGCATACCTGGGCCTCTCTGTAATTCAGTTTAATTTCTCCATAACTGCAGCAGAATATCCAGTCTGTGGTGGGGTGAGGACGGCCAATTTTCGGCCAGGGTCACTAATGCTGCGCGAATTGACCCACGTGTGGACGAACCGGACCGGGTGCCGCAGACTATTCAAATCTCGTTAATGTTACTGGACGTCGCATGGGGCAGCAGACCAAACTTCTCAAGCTGCGGTTAAGCAGTAATGGAGAAATTAAATTACGTACTCAAgcagaaatatttattattatggcATCACACCTTTAGATTTTTTAGAAACTTGCAATGAAACGGGCAAGTTTGGTCGTCTTGGCTtcgttttttgttttgtgttggtTTTTTCTTCCCCGAAATGTGGGTCTCATTCAGCCAAACACCAAGGAGATTTAATTTATTACCCTCCTTGTTGAGGTATGGTTCTTGATCTTAATGTTTAATAGGATTTTTAAAATTCTACACTGGCAAGCACACTGCTGGGAGGTTAATGAAACTCCACTTTGTATTTATCGTAAACGCAGCTGCTGCCAGTGTGTCCTTTAACATTTCTGCAGTTTACGATGAAACGGGATAAGCTGTTGATTTACCAGTATTTTAAAGCCTTGTGAGGTTTTGGAGCACCGATTGACTAACAGCGATTTCTAACATGGATGATGTTTAAAGTAAATGGTTGTGGGTCAGACGAGGTTAGCGTGGAGGTGCCGTGTCCTGGATAGCGTATGCCGCGCTTTCGCATAGCTCGTTATGCACGTGGCAACTCGCGTCAACAGTAGATGCTGCAACGTCTGGGGATTTACGATGGTTCTAGGGGAAGAAAGCCATCGAAGATTTTTTGGTATTGATGTTTGTAGAACAGAATCATGGGAGAatctgaaaatattttttctgtttCGTGCTCTTCAAGTTACTTCATCTTGCACAAAAAGACGAAAGATTGCGTCAATGTGCGTATGTTGTTCCGAATTGCGATTCTCGCTGATCTGGGATGCAGGGCAGCCAACCTGCCTCATGCATCACTGGGCCGtaaagaaatacacacacacacacacacacacacacacacacacacacacacgtgctgcTATATAAGAAACTGACACATTAAAAGGAAATCAACACATTCCAGGCGAGGACAGGAAGTGAAAACAGCGGATTACCAAGGTTTGAAATGCCTTGAGGTGGAAATTCAAAGGATCCAATCCAAAAGGTGAAAAATGATCACCGTGATCCTGTATTGGAAAAGCAattatagatggatggatggaaatgtagATGTAAAAATACCAGACTATTAACATACTGTCATAATATCACTGAACATACCCATTTAGCTGGCTTGAATATTTTGGGCCATTTTTGCTTGCTAAACAAAGACCTCCAGCTTCTCACCATTTTTCTTATACCCACTGGTATAAGAACGGCCCAGTCAAATTGGATCCCTCTAGCTTATTGGTGCAGTTCTACAAGCTTAATTCTTGCCATATTGACTTAAAGGGTTTCATGAAGATAATCCATACTTAAAAGACCAAGATTACTTTGCTCCTTAGCAGTCAGGCCCTAATTAATAAGAATGATTGTTAATTTGTGAAAGCTATTTATCTTACAGGTCTTTGTGCTCTTTGTTAGTTGTCTACAGTATGGGGTGTTTTCATATGTTTGGGATGATAAATATTAGGACCCTTTTTGGTCGCCTGGCAAGGTTGCCTGTGAAAATGTTCAGTACTTGGCAGACAGGTTGTGTTCCCACTTgcaaaaaaacatgcagtgttttttttttgtgggtgggggggacaaATTAACTTCATAGTCCCTTTACCAAGAGGAGGATTGGAGCTATTTGTACTACAAACAGGAGAGTGTAGCAATTCCATTCAATTCTCTCTATCCTGTCGATGACTCCATGCCAGTTGAGCCTAATGCCTTATGACTTTAATCCATTCCTGATGCCGCATTTACATCTGATGTAGCTAGACAGGTTcttgtggagaaaaaaaaacacagaaaatataGAGACGTGGCCCAAATTACTCAGTGGGGAACAACAGCGCTTTCgctagttttgtttttttttttttgtgaaatttccaaaaggaGTGCCAATTTTTGTAATCTTTGGGAGGGGtggttgggcggggggggggggggggggggtctggcaaTTCTGCTCAAAACTTTTAATCACAAAAGGTGCTTTATCGGGAAGGCAAAGTCTTAGCTGCAAGCGAGGTGCCCCCTCCAGCACTTAATGTACTCCACGGTCACATAACACCTTTTCACATCATGCTTGGCCACCCGAAGGAAACATCCAAATACGGGGGgacaggggggggggttctatttatAATTTCCAGCATGTCGAAATATGTGTACTGTAGTTCTGGGCAAGATTCAAAAGTATTTTGAACTAAACAATAAACTTGTTATTAAATGAACTCTCGTTGCCCTACAGTTTGCAGtgcgattcttttttttttctccagtgttCTCAGATTCTGAATGccttaagaaaaaaaactgtttggCACATTTTGCAAGGAGTATTGTATGCACTGTAATTGTAGCATTTTTTACTAGGTGAGAAAgacactgtctgtctgtgtgttgcAATGACAcagtatttcattttttaatcaaataaaagataAATAGCCCCATTTTTGTCTACTCTTTTTAAAGTGGCAGTAGCAAAAAAATGTAGACAGTAATTATCCTAATATACATCATGTGGTCCGGTGCCAGTTCTAACATACTCTGTATAGTTGGTCTGACATTTCACATAGTCTAGAAATCAACCCATTTGTcccgtggaaaaaaaaaactgcttgttTCACTGTTGTAACTCTGCAGAAACTTCAGTGTATAAATACTGTGTGCACTGTTAAATAAGCTTGTTTTTAATCAGAAAGACATGAAAAAGTAGAATGTACAATAAATGGTTTCCCCAGACTAGAGGATTGAAGACCTGAACCCATAtgtattttattactgttaaactTTTAAACAAACTTTTCCAAAGACCATGTGATCCGTCACCATTCAAAGCCATCGGTAGGGCTATCTGTGGAGAAGGTGAATTTACGCCAAAATCTGTCCAATTGAAGTTGCAGATGAATTGGATGACCAATGAAAATCTAAATCTAGTGTCTCCTAAAAATGCCAGTaatgaaatccatccattttctataacctgtcctgttcagggtcgggggggggggggtccggaacctatgcTGGTAATGgaattaaaatggaaaatgATAGTCAGCCTATAAATTTTGGATTTTATTCCTGTGTTACGCACAGAATTAATTGGCTGTGTTGCACTAATATTACTCAAGACCACATGGATTTTTAAAACGTTAAAAAGcataaaatgtatattaaattACTGCGTTGATAAAAGTAAGTATTGATAAACAGTTCCCAAGCTGAATAAAAGGGTTCTATACAGCACATTCTTAAAATTTTATATGGTGCAAACATATGATAATGTACATTTACTGTACTGATCTGAAACATGTCTATTGAACCAAGTAGGTATGTGGTaaatatttaatcatttaaacatcagagaAAGACTTCTGCGTGGAAATGGGTTGAATACCTATTGTGCCACAGTGACCTATCAGGGTCTGCCAGCTCACCGCTCGTGCTCACGGCAGGCTATGCAATGGTAGATGGGAGATAGGGCTAAAATCAGTCCTCCAAGGCTATGTGGAAATTGGATATGAGGCTAACGGTGTCTCACCGACCGATACTCCTTCTGTCATCACGGCTGGTCAGTCTGACCGTTTACTCGTCCGAACCAAGGGAAAGCCAGCGACAAGCCTTCTGGGTAAGTTCAGGCTGCAAAGTGGGACACGAGATTTGGATCAGTCCTGGCTCAGGGAAGAAGCCATTTAAAACAGGCATAAGAGAATTAAAGTAAGGGCAGAAGAGTATGCGATCAGCAGGCAGTTAACGGCCCAAATACAGCTACCACTAGCTGCAGGTTGGATATCATGTCTGGGAAGATTTAACTATAATGTGTGATGTGTATATTTTTCTTTTGGAAAAAAGGGACTGCTGCCAGAGCTTAAGGGTAAATAACGATCTATTGAAGCTGAGAAACCCCTTGAGAAAATGATGAAAAGGCTGGTTATTGTACAGCAGGGGAACTGAAACATCGACAGAGGAGATGACTGCACCCACACCGGCATTCAGCAGCTGTGTCAAAGTTACCGGACAGCTGAAATCTGAGATCGTCACTTCTGTTTGTGCCACTGGATGTGTGAccaaaaaacatttttccataacAAGAACCCATTCCGAATATTTCTACTTAGAGGAGAACATGGTCTGATACTCCTGAAGCATTCTCCAGATAAGGAGTGCCGCTGGAGAtcctgggcccccaacccagaccaatcataTCATGttcctgtccccccaccccctttatgGAGCCCCTGCTCGAGATATAAATTCACAGTATAATTCTGCATTAGCTACCATTAAATAGACAGAGCATAAGATTGGGAAATTACCCATTTCCAAAATGGTCCAGATACGTATAACGTGACGCGTGGATATTTTCCCAGCAACAAGCCGGACACCAGACAGCAGCCAATAAAGGCGGGGCCTGGAGGAAGTGAACCCGCGGCCCGGCTGGGGACGCGCCAGGGTCAGACTGCCACTGGCCCATTGCAGCAAAAGCGACGGCATTTCAGGACAGTGCTGGGGGCACCGGAGATGACATTTATAAAGGTTCAGTGGGTGGGGTGACCTGCCTAAAAATCTCAGCTTACTTCTGTTTTAGCGCATAAAGCCGCCCTCTCATGGCACGGTATGATGACCAGGTCTCAAAGGGCCCGTTTTCTTCCACGGAGACAGGAGGCTTTGTTCCAAAACCATTGCGGCTGTCAGTCCTTGAGCCTGTACGACCGGCTCGCCCTTTCCACTGTCACATGGGAGCTGATAATCTGGTGCAGTATCCACCTGACAATATGGGAAGGCACGGAATGCTTGCAATACTACTGAAAATACACTAGGTGGCCACTCTGTCAGGTACCCCCCCCTAAGACCCAGTTTTGGCTTCAAAATCCACAGAACTGGCTCTGATTGGGTGTGTCTTTGTCCATTGCATCTCTGCATAAACTCTAGATGCTGTAGTCCATGAAATTCCCATGGGAGGAGCTGCTACTGGAATGCTAGAACTAACACGTCCGACACTGACAAACGCACCACATTCAAAATCACTTGGATGACTTGTTTCGCTCCCCAGTACTGGGGAATCCTCATGGTCTTGTTCTGGACTAGCAATTGTAAGGAAGAGAAGCAAGAAACATGAATACTGGGAGTGCAAAGGGCTGAAATTTGACGTTAAAACTCCAGCATGTTTCCTAACAACCTGTTCTAAATAACTTCTGCAGTGTTGAGatgagggtggcatggtgcCGCTGTTGCATAAAAACCTTCAggtctggggatttgaaccccaccctgtgtgtgtgtgtgtggagattgGACGTCCTCCCTGTGCTGTGCAGAATTCCTCTGGGTGTTTCAGTTTCATCCTGCAATTATGTGGGTTGGCATTTCTAAATTGCCCCTGGTATACGCATAAAAGGTGCGCCTCGCCCATGCGCCCTGCGCTACCTGGGATACACTCCAGACCCTCCTCAACCCCTGTACTAGATCAGAAATCTGAAAATGAATGCATGTTTCCGACatattattttaaaagtaaaatGGCTATGTGCACCACCCACATAATTTCCATGAACAATAGATGACTCGTCTCCTCatgcaatttatttttaaaaaaatcctggAAAGATTATCTGCTGCCCTTGGTGTAGGAGAGTCTCTTGTATCCGAGCCATGTTGTCACCAATTGCTGTAGTTCTGGTCCTTGTTAATCACAATGGCAAATGCAACATGCGATATCAGCGTTTTCACTGTACGTCTCGTTCATTTCAGTCCTCTAATGAAACAACCTGTGAAAGCAGAGTCACGTGCAAATCTGGCTGATTCCGCACACTTTTGAAGTCATGTTGTTGGAATAATTCTGTATCTTATATGTTCTATTACTTCACCAAGATTATtgaaaactattatttttggtTCAATATAAACCACCAAAATAACGAGGCATGGTATATGAGGAGAATTAGATTCAGTTAAGCATAATTATAAACTGTACACTGAGACGCAATTACATAGTGTCAGAACTAACAGAGTTAATAGTAGTTCTGCTTACTCCTAAAACAGGTAGGAATCCAGCAGCATGTGATTTCCGCGGCAGGAAACGTGGTGTCTGCTCATGTCTGTGTTGCAAAAACGACTGTCATTGCTAAGGAGTCATCTTCATGATTAAGTTACAACGATCTAAGGCGTCGACTCAGGTTTTAACCATATCATTGACATTAGCTGACGGTTGAAGGTATGTCGTGCGACTAGTCGCTTTTCCTTATTTGTTTTCAGTTATTTTGGGGGAAACGCAGTTGCACAAAGTGTTCCTCTCAAAACCAATTGCCACGTACGCTTCTAACGCCGCTGCTTGGGTTTACGGAACAGATACCAGCCAGAAGACATCACATGTGCGAAGGTGTAGAGTCAAGTTTAACTCAATGACTAGacgatgcaaaaaaaaagaaaaggcaagttcccccccccccaagcagtcGGGCAGCCACAATGGTTAGGGACACACCTACCTGCCGAGTTGGTGGCGAGACCTCCCCATTGGCCCTTAGACGCTCTTGCACCATCTGCCATCCATCTCCAGCAAAGTTCGTTGATTACGTCATCCGGGCtctaaaaaataaaaccatGAGAGGTAACTCTGGGTCAAAGCGATTTTGGCAAGTTCAACAGCTGCAGCGACTTACAACGTCTGATCCACAAGAGCCAATCAGCAGCGAGGCTGGTGCTTGTCTGATTCACTTACGACCAATCGGGCGAGGGGTTTCCCGAAACGTGCTGTGTGATTTCAGCCGGGCAAAGTATGTGGCGTGAAATACGGAGAAATTTTATTAGAAATTTCACAACATCCTTCCAGAAACTTACATGCCCTGCATTACGAGACCCATACTGTTACTGTACAGTATATTACAGCATTAAAAAAGATTCTATAATTGCCTAAATAAGCGTTTAATCTAAcctaacaaaagaaaatattcaACACTGTAGATGCCTATTGCTAACAGAAAGATAGTACCTTCCCCCGATAGGCGACACGCAAAACGAAGAATTGGCGTAAATGTAATAAATTTCATATTGACTGATACATTCAAACATCTACGGTATTAAATATCaacaataatatatatatatatatatatatatatatatataatgatatatgatatatatatgcacGTGTATCCATATTATTTCTGTTAACgatggttttcttttttttttaatgaaattctGACATTTAAAAAGTCCCTCTACAAATTGCACACATTTGCGCTTCACGTTGAGAATTCTTAACACGGATTCTATCGCCATCTACTGGACAACATGTGGAAATGCCGTTGTGGCTGGGATAGACGCTGTCAATGTCTGGACGTTGTGTGTGTCAGTCG encodes:
- the LOC125715811 gene encoding acyl-CoA desaturase-like, which produces MRETRSEGAAAAEAPLVEDVFDDTYREKDGPKPPMQIVWRNVILMSLLHLGALYGLYMLPSASVLTLAWSILCFLISALGVTAGAHRLWSHRSYKASLPLRIFLAIANSMAFQNDIYEWARDHRVHHKYSETDADPHNAVRGFFFAHIGWLLVRKHPDVIEKGQRLELSDLKQDQVVMFQRKHYKPSILLMCFVIPTVVPWYLWGESLWLAYFIPGLLRYALVLNATWLVNSAAHMWGNRPYDQYINPRENKFVAFSAIGEGFHNYHHTFPYDYATSEFGCKLNLTTCFIDMMCHLGLATDCKKVSREQVLARLQRTGDGSHRSG